The Glandiceps talaboti chromosome 1, keGlaTala1.1, whole genome shotgun sequence genome has a segment encoding these proteins:
- the LOC144437722 gene encoding uncharacterized protein LOC144437722, translating into MGTEVASKQFVWLSWKVPALLLTTLAVCHGQRTSGESKHNLEGESLGIFIVCMVILVLFVVGGLLLFYCRRMRRKHAREALARGSLINNQVDTAEHDMPFSDSPPSYIKCVESGIITSTESFLHLIWGDSISLPDYETVIRARAAKDITTSDVVSVTVEEQVEELMSRLSPPVEPESMNGGNNEEGEEEEEEEDQCSKELLAEKNSPTDNESVMEAVGGDVAVVINVPTDDDENEEPMSAG; encoded by the exons ATGGGTACTGAAGTTGCAAGTAAACAATTTGTATGGCTGTCGTGGAAAGTACCAGCTTTATTGCTGACAACTCTGGCCGTTTGTCACGGACAAAGGACGTCTG GCGAGAGCAAACATAACTTGGAAGGAGAATCCTTAGGTATATTCATAGTATGTATGGTCATACTGGTGTTGTTTGTTGTTGGCGGATTACTGTTATTTTACTGTCGACGGATGAGAAGGAAACATGCAAGAGAAGCTCTTGCCAGAGGATCACTAATAAATAACCAAGTAGACA CTGCCGAGCATGATATGCCATTCAGTGATTCCCCACCATCCTACATTAAGTGTGTTGAATCAGGAATCATCACTTCTACTGAGAGCTTCCTTCATCTGATATGGGGAGATAGTATCTCACTACCTGACTACGAGACCGTCATCCGAGCACGTGCTGCAAAAGACATTACTACAAGTGATGTTGTTTCGGTAACAGTCGAAGAGCAGGTTGAAGAGTTGATGAGTCGACTATCACCACCGGTAGAGCCGGAGAGTATGAATGGTGGAAATAATGAAGAAGGagaagaagaggaggaggaagaagatCAGTGTAGCAAAGAATTACTTGCAGAAAAAAATTCACCTACTGACAACGAGAGTGTCATGGAAGCAGTTGGCGGAGATGTAGCAGTTGTCATCAATGTTCCCACAGATGATGATGAGAATGAAGAACCAATGTCAGCAGGCTGA